AGGCCGCGCTGCACGCCCCAGGCCGGATTCAGGATTAGTTTCCAGACGAAGCCGATGATGACCACCGAGAGCACGGTGGGCGTGAACAGCAGCGTACGGTACACCGCCGAGCCGCGCAGCCGGAAGCTGAGCAGCACCGCCAGCAGCAGGCCCACCGGGTTCTGCGCCAGCATGTGGATGGCGAAGAACACCACGTTGTTGCGCACCGCGTTCCAGAGCGGCTGGGCGTACAGCTCGCTGCCCAGCAGCCGGCGGTAGTTGGCGAGGCCGGCGAAGTGCTCCGGCCCGTCCGCCGCCCTCGTCTGGAGCGAGAGCCACAGCGAGGCCAGGATCGGGTAGATCATCACCACCGTGTAGATCAGCACCGCCGGCGCCAGGAACACCACGATGTGCCAGGGGAAGGGCCGGCGGGCGCGGCGCGTGAGATAGGTCATTCAGGGCACCTCTGGAGCAGGGATCGCAGGAATATTGGCTTGGACGCCATGCCTGCACCCCCCTCTGCTATGCAGCTCTGCGAGTCCCACCCTCCCCCACGAGGGGGGAAGTGCTAAAAACTCGTATCAGTCGTCATTTGAGATTGCTGCCGGATAACGCTCAGGCCCGGCCCGACATGTACCGGACTGGGCCTGTCGGAGTACGGATTTACTTCCCTTTCTGCGGGGCGTACCAGCTCGCCAGGTTCTTCTGCACCATGTCGCCGGCCGCCTGCGGGGTCATGGTGCCGTTCAGCAGCTGCGAGGACACGTTCCACAGGTCGTTCTCGTTATTGGGGTTGGCGTTGCGCGAGAGGATCTGGTATGAACTGCGGAAACTTTTGCCGCACTGGGAGCGCCACTTCAAGAACTCCTGCGCGACCGGGTCTTGCACCGTGTACTTCACGTTCGCCAGCGGGAAGAAGCCCGGCAGCGCGTTGGCGTACAGGGTGGCAAACGAGTCCGAGGCGACCCAGGTCAGGAAGGTTCTGGCCGCCGCCTGGTTCTTGCTGGCGGCGTTGATGCCCAGGCCGATGTCGGGATGGTCGTCGATGACGCACTTCTTGCCGGCGACCGAGTAGGGCGCGAAGGCCCCGATCTCCAGCTTGGGGTTCATCTGCCGGAAGGTGCCGATGTCCCAGCTGCCCGCCGGATAGACGGCGCCGCGCCCCTGCGCGAACATATTCTGGGCGTCCGGGTAGGCCAGCGCTTGGTAGCCGCGCGGTAGGAAGGGCTTCCAGCGTTCCAGCGCCTGGAAGGCCTGCAGGAAGCCGCCTTTGTTGTACTGGGCCGCGCCCGAGAGCAGTCCCTTACGCCCGGTCTCACCGTTCCAGAGCGTCGGCCCGATGTTCTGGTAGCCCATGGTCGCGGACTCCCACTGATCCTTGGTGCCCATGACGAGTGGTTCGTACTTGCCGCTGGCCTTGATCTTGGTCATGGCCGACAGAAACTGCGCCTCGGTGGTGGGCACGCTCAGGCCGAGTTCCTTAAAAGCAGTCTTGTTGTAGATAAACCCGTGGATCACCGACGCCATCGGAATGCAGAAGGTCGTCTTGCCGTCGTCGGTCGACCAGGCGGCCTTGGCCACCGCGTCGAAGTTGTTCAGCCCAGGGAGGCCGTTCAGG
Above is a genomic segment from Deinococcus aerolatus containing:
- a CDS encoding ABC transporter substrate-binding protein; this translates as MNRTLIPLSLLLLAGLAGAQKTTLTIESWRNDDLKVWRDSIIPAFEKQNPDIRVVFSPSAPAEYNAVLDAKLKAGTAGDLITCRPFDKSLELFAAKRLTSLNGLPGLNNFDAVAKAAWSTDDGKTTFCIPMASVIHGFIYNKTAFKELGLSVPTTEAQFLSAMTKIKASGKYEPLVMGTKDQWESATMGYQNIGPTLWNGETGRKGLLSGAAQYNKGGFLQAFQALERWKPFLPRGYQALAYPDAQNMFAQGRGAVYPAGSWDIGTFRQMNPKLEIGAFAPYSVAGKKCVIDDHPDIGLGINAASKNQAAARTFLTWVASDSFATLYANALPGFFPLANVKYTVQDPVAQEFLKWRSQCGKSFRSSYQILSRNANPNNENDLWNVSSQLLNGTMTPQAAGDMVQKNLASWYAPQKGK